The genomic window CCCTAGAATGAAATCCCAACTCCTCACCATGGCTCGGGGCGATCTGGCTCCGGCCTCCCTGTCCCCTGTCAGCCCGGACCGGCCGCGAGAAGCTGGCGGGAATACCTGTCCCTGGAGCTCAAGATCTTCGGAAGACTGGAGCCTTAACTGCTTTCGGTCTACATTCAAACGCCCTCCCGTAGCCAGCTGAACCAAGGACACCTACCCCAAGCGCTATCACATCACCCCTGTTGTATTTTCCTCCCGGAACTTGTCACTCTCTGAAGTTATCTtgttgcctaattttttttttattagattatgATCCGTCCACAGATCATGATAAGTTCCACAGGACaggtatctatctatcttatcCATCTTGAATTCCCAGCGCTGAGGCCCGAAGTGgctgctcagtaagtatttgccaACTACAGAATGGAAGGAGGGATCAGAATTAAGTGGGATCAatccaggaagtcttcctgggAGAAGCTTAATAAGCAAAGGGTACATAGGGACAAAAGGTGGGCGGCAAAGGAAGAAACCAGACCTGCTGGGCAACGTGGCTGCTTCGTTGGGTGTGATAGTAACATTGGTAGAGGCACGGGAGAGGAAGGGACGGGGATGTCCTGAATTCTGCCTCCCATTACCCCACACCCCGACCCCCTTTCTCTTCAAAGATTCTAGGCTTTTCACCTGGGTGTTCACCAAGGTCCCAAGGGCCCAGTGTGCATCCCTTCAAATCCCGTATTCCCTCTCTGAACCCAGGAGGCTGGCTCCCAGCCCCTAGGTGTGTCTGTAATGTAGCAATCAGGGCTGGGCCTGGCCTCCTACCCACACTCAAGTTCTGGCAGattcggggtggggtgggggaaggcctGTGGGAAAATAGGGGTTTACTGGTATTCTCAGAGAAGGAGCTAGAAGCTCAGCTGGACTTGGAGATGGGTTGACACAGAGCCCATGTGACTGACTCTGCCTGATGCCATTAACCCTACGTGATGCATCCAAAGCGACGCTGAAATCCGGCGACTCTCCTGCCACCCGCTACCCAAACCGCCGGGACGGGGAGGAtcccctgtccctcccttctcccacttgcccAACCGTTGGACACTGGGCACTCGCGGGGAACACAAACCCACTGAGGCAGTACAGGGACGCTAGATTCGAAAGCTAGCGCTTACAGCATAAATCACGTTAAGGTCAAAATCGTCCTTGAAGATCCAGCAGGAAGGTACCAGATGGAAGCAAAGCAGCCCAGCCAGCCAGGATTGTTCTGGCTGTGCACACTGAGCTCGGAGGCATGACACAAAAGTACCTGACTATAAACACGGAACTGTAAAGCCACAACTAGAATTAACAGGTGGTCTGTAAATACGCGCTCGGGgtcgcctggggggctcagtcggttgagcgtctgactttggctcgggtcatgatctcgtggttcgtgagtgtgagccccacctcaggccctgtgctgacggcctgtcagtgcacagcccacttaggatcctctgcccccctctctccacccctcccccctcttgtACTCTCCCCAGTATTagtaaatattaggaaaaaaaaaggcacactTGGTAAGGCAAAGTCTCCTACTACAAGAGGCACCTGGAGTCTGAGGGCAGTCGTAGGTTCATTTTGGGGCATATGCTTGTTGAGGGTcattaatctctttttttaattttatatatatatattttaatgtttatttgtttatgagagagagggagagagagagcattaacaggggaggggcagagagagggagacgaagaatccgaagcaggctccaggctctgagctgtcagcacagagcccgagcagggtttgaactcacggaccacgagatcatgacctgagccgaagtcagacgcttaaccgactgagccaccgaggctccccAAGGGCCATTCATCTCTtaattttctgtctccattttgtcAACGGTGTTGACAGGTTAACTCACTGAAATTAACGCACGAATGCTTGGAGCCTCTCTCTATGGCTGTGCCGGCTGCATGCCGCGAAAGGACACCTGGGGCACTGACGGGGGTTACGTGCAGCCTGCcccccaactttcttttttttttttttttttttaaatttttttttttcaacgttttttatttatttttgggacagagagagacagagcatgaacaggggaggggcagagagagagggagacacagaatcggaaacaggctccaggctccgagccatcagcccagagcctgacgcggggctcgaactcacagaccgcgagatcgtgacctggctgaagtcggacgcttaaccgactgcgccacccaggcgccccatgccccCCAACTTTCTAAACGGGTCTAATTCATGCCAGGTGCCACGTGGGCTGGCCGGGGCCCCCTGTAGGACACTACTCCACAGTCCAGCAAAGGGGCACTACGGGGCAGGCCCTGGAATCCCGGGGTTCTCATGCTGGCCTCGCCAGGCACCGGCCGTGTGACCGGGgcgaagttacttaacctctacGTGCTGCGGTGCCCCTGCCTGTAGAATGTGGATAATTATAGTACCTGAATCACCGTGCTGTTTCAACGAGCTCATTCATTTGGAGCACTTAGCACCACCGGGCCTGCCGCCCCCCAAGACATCCGCACGTTGGCTAACATTATTAGCAGCAttagcatgaggtggggaggagaacaTCGGCAAGCCAACTTGTTACAAAAGAAGTCTAGAGCCAGACGGGTGATGTGTTTGGATCCTCTGCTGCTTTGGATCTGCGGGGCCGAAGCGTTCCTCCATTAGCTGGGCCTAACCGGGGGTGGGTTACACGGTATCAGTTCCCCTTTGTGTGCCCTTCATTCCCTCCGCCCCTGGAGTTCGTTCACCCTATGCTGACCCGTTGGTGGCTAATAAGCTCCTTCAGTCACTGTTAATTAATTAGTAAGAATTCATTACACATAAAAACCTGTGTCCTCCAGAAAACCTTTTGGGAGGTGCTCCACCCACCCCAGTCACTTTCTCACTTGTCCCCTCCAGCAGCCACTGCCACCTGGTCACCCGTGCTCAGTGAGCGTtcctcaagctctgtctcttcaGGTGGCTCCGCAAAGGGGGATGTGCTATTctaaaagcagaggaggggcatctgggtggctcagtccgttgggcatccgacttcggctcaggttacgatctcacggtctgtgagttcgagccccgcgtcgggctccgtgctgatagctgggagcctggagcctgcttcggattctttgtctccctctctcgctgccccctccccctctcacactctgtctccctctccctctcaaaaataatcaaacgttaaaagaaacaacaaacagaGGAGGCTTCCTGAGGCTACAGAGGGGCCAAGAttggggtgtgggggggcagCATGGGAACTGAACCGAAGCGCCAGCTTCTGGGGTTCCTAAAGATCGTTTGTGAGTGCCATCTAGCCCCTCTACCCCAGGCCTGCCATCCATGCTCACACTGCACCAGGTTAGGGTGAAGAGGCTTGCTCTTAAATAAGGTCTTGCTATGGTCAGGCTATGTCCCGACACCTCCCCATTACACCAGGAACTGGCTGGGCCACCTGAAGCTCACAGTAGAGAAGGTGGCTTGATTAGGATATTTTGTCACTTAGAGGCGATGCAGCTGCCGAGCTGGGgagcggggcaggggggtggggtgagccCACTGAAATGGAGAAGGCACTCAAAGTTCAGGATCTAGCTCTTATCTCCGAGTGGGTATCTTTAAGACctgctttgtgtttttgtgttgttttctttccccctgtgttctctattctttgttttcttagctCAAGACAGTCATGTCTCTGAAGACCCGAGAATTCGAGATGGGCAGCTGGATGATGGATAAAGGAGGAAAGCGTACTTGGTGGAAGGATGCCTGATCCCTAACATATCCAATCTAACAGGTGCTGGCTCCGCCCACACTCTGTGGAAGGCACGGCGGAGGGCCGTCTAAGGGTGATTAAGATAGAGTTCTCGGAACTCCGAGAACTCACGacctgagagagaaacagatgaatTGCCGTGGCAATCCCAAGAAGGGAAGGGTAtggggagggttggggagggcagtgagggatGATGGGAAAAATCAGGGAAGCTTCACCCAAGATGGAGGTCAGGTTCTGAGAAGTAGAGACGACAGAAGGGCATTTTAGGATAAGCAAGAGCTTGGCAAGATGGTTGGAGGACAAAGAAGGGCAGATGTGGCAGGGAGTCCAGTCTGGCCAGAATGTGGGGTCATATGCAAAGTTGGAAAGGCAGGCTGAGGCCAGAGCACGAAAGGCCTTCGGTGCCATCTGAGGGGTTTATACGGAATTGGGTAGGGTGGGAAAAAGCCTGAATTATAAGAGCAGAATGAAGGATGTAAGGGAAAGAGACAAAGGCAAAAGGAGAGGCTGCTTGGGTGACACTGCCAATCCCTTGGAGGGACAGGTTCAACCTGTCTCCATCCCAGCTCCCTTTGCATGAAGCACCCCATTGCCATCTCACCTTCCTAGTGCCTGGGGCAGAGTGTCAATTGAGAAATCCAAGATAAGTGGGGAACAGTCTACACCTCCGCTCCCAGAGCCCCGGGGGCGGGCGACGGGATCTGGGGGTGAGTCAGTGGGGTGGGGACCCCATTTCTGCTCATATCCACCTTCCCGGGAATATAAAGGGCAAGCGGTGAGGCCCCGCCTCAGAGCACCCCAAACCTGGCACCATGAAGGTCCCAGTCCTTCCTGCTGTGGTTCTTCTCTCGCTTGTGGCGCTCCACTCTGCTCAGGGTGCCTCCCTGGGTACTTCCGAGGTGAGCGCGGCGCCTGGATTCTCTCGTTCTTACCTATTACCTCCCTCAGTCCTCGATTTCTTTACCTGTACGCTCTACTGGACGCGTGGCTCTTATGTTGGACGCGATCTTTGCTTTGAATGCAAAGCAGGGGCTCTgaggaagggaagacaggaggaagggagacaaagtATCCCCAGGAAGACATGCAGATGGATGTGCTTTATTtctggaaggggtggggagaggatgggCGGAGGCTGGACAACTGAATCCTGGGAGGAGACAGGGGCTGATGTTGGTCGTCTGGGCTCAGCCTCACCTGCGTTCTGTTGGTCTCCCAGGGAATGTCTTCCGGGAAACTGGAAGCTTCCTCCTGTCTCTGGAGCCCAGGCCATAGCAAGGATCCCTAGGCTGCAGTCTCCAGCCAGGAGGAACTGGAagcccctctctccccatcttctcCCAAGGTTGGGGGAGAGTGTGCTGAATTTAAAAGTCTAAGATGGGGTCACGGGCACAACTGCTTGGGACCCAAGCAAGTGAAATCGGTGAGCAGGCAGGCTGGCGGGGCcccaggggaggtggagggaaccCACCCAGTGGAAAAAGGGACAGTCCATCTGGCTGTGGCTAAGCAGGAAACTGCACCTGGTGTGgccagagttttaaaattttcaggggGAAACAGGGAATTTGATTTGGGTATTCTtactaattaaaaatgttttatccaaattaaaaaacaaaaacaaaacaggccaaCCTACTGTAAGAGCTAAACATTTGGGTCTAGCCTGTAGGGTACCCGTTTGTGGCCTCTGTCACgggaaggaagaagtaagggACAATGAAGCCGGACAACTAAAGCAGGGCAAGTGGCAAGATGGGATGCTCTGAGGTCTGGGGGAGTGTCTGcatggggaagggaaatggtgaCTCCGACTTTGGTGGCAATGAAGTCACCAAGCAAACCAACCTCCGTCAGTTAGAggcaggcagggcacctgggcggcctGGCTCCTACCTGTGTGCTAACCTCCCCCACCTGGCTCTACGGGGCGAGCAGAGGTGTCTCAAGAGCAGCCCAAGTCAACTGCACGGCAACACTAGCTCGGTCTTCCTGGGAGGAGTCGTCTCTCCTCCACCCTTTGCACCTGCTGCCTGCCACGGGTGTAGGCCTGGGCTTTAGCTCCTCGCCCACGCCACTCTCCAATCCCTTCTCGCCGCCTTGCTCATCTGTCCACCATCTGTCTTACTGGAACAGAACAGGTTATCTGAGCCCCACGGAGGAGAACGGGCTGTCGGCTCGGGGACCCACCtgtggaggagggcagggctggcagaGAGGGTTTGGGGACGAAGACTTGCCCTTACGTGATCAGTAGGCTTTTTCCCCTTCACTTTCCAGGAAGAAACCACCATCGGTGATTACGCGGCAGGCCCTGAGGTAAACATcctgcttcccccctccccgcccccagtgTGAGTCCGTGCCCTCCTCCTTAGCCACCCTCACAATGCCCCGTCTCTCTGCCTAGAACTTTAACGCTCAGTTTTTGAACATCGACAAGTTGCGTGCTGTAAGTACCATTCTCCAGTGCTGCCCCCCAATATCCACAGCATAAAGATCAGTGCCTTGGTAGAGGGCTTGTAAAGCCACCTTTTTTAGGGGGCCAGgggctgagctctgtcctcccctgAAACTGATCCTCTtctggtctctctgtctccacaggCTTTTAAGCCCGATGAATTCCTGAACTGGCATGCCCTCTTTGAGGTAAGAGCGTGGGCACCCCTTCCTCTCCTTGACCGTTCACAGGCTTTCTAGGGTGGGGTCGACACGTTCTAGTGCTAGCCCTTTTGGGTCTTTCCTGAGTTCCAGGAGGGAGTAATTGCCCTGCTTGAATGTTGCCCGTCGGGAGAAAGTTTCTTCGGGAGGCTGACATGGCCACGCTTCTTTTCCGCacgaggcagggagggggagcagggccATAAAGACAGTTCCAGAGAAGGCAGAACTTAATCAGCCAAGAGTTTCTTTGAACCCACATACCATCtacgaggaaactgaggtcctaaGTTGGGGGGCCTTGCCCACACTTAGAAGGCAAAGTCCGCGACAGGGTGGGCTTTAGAGGCTGTGTTGTGAGACTCTGCTCACACTTGctatgtgcccccccccccctacaCACAGATACCtggtctctgagcctcagcttcctcacctgtgatGAGGTCACGACAGTGCCTCCCTCAAAAGGTAGCCGTGCAGCCCAAATGAATGCATGCCTACAGAGCAGTCAGTATAAGGCAGACGTGGAACAAGGGCTCAGGGAATAGCAGCTCTTCCTAGAATCATAGAACGAGAACACCATGGCCACTACAGACAGCTCGTTCACTGAGCATTTACGGATCCACGTTCCCCTGACCTGTAACACATCAGTCtcgttctttcttttctctcttagtCTATCAAAAGGAAACTTCCTTTCCTCAACTGGGATGCCTTTCCAAAGGTAAGAGGTGGTGGGCAGTAGGAGGATAGAAGTCGGTGGTGAGGGAAGCAGTAGACGATCTGGGAGGAAGGGCGGACAGGTAACGAGATAAACCTTTCTGTCACTAAAGCTGAGGGAAATCTCAGCTACTGTCTTTAGAGAATAAGACCTGAGATCAGGGTGGAGATTCCCTTCCatcgctgccccccccccccccgccctgccccgtcCTGGGCTTCAGGGGGACTCCAGCTCCCCGCACCCGAGGGTCCCCAGTCTGACCataccctctctccctccagctgAAGGGTTTGAGGAGTGCAACTCCCGACGCCCAGTGACTGTTCCCCTCAAGACCCAGCACTGCTGACACCCACTGGAGGAGGGACTAAGTGTGGGATCTGATCACCATCTTGTAATCACTCTCTCCGGGCTCAGCGACAccaataaaatgttttccaacCTGACAGCTCCTGTATGTGCATCTGTCCTTATCCCACTGGGCTCTAGGAGGGAATCAGGGTGAAGTAGACTCCAAGACTGGGAGGCAGAAGTCTTGAATTCTGAGAGGGTAGTACGCAGTGATgaaggaggaggtgggaagggctTATCAGGATGGCAAGAGACACCATGTGTCCTAGCTCGTCAGGACTGGCTGACATACTCGAGGAGCATGAGGCTGCCAGTTGCTTGCAAAGATCCCCAGAATCTTAGCAAGGAATCAAACCTGCTTCTAGAACCACTggtgccctcccccacctgccttcTGAGAACCTGATTCCTTTGGTGGTGGCAACTTGGTATAACAGAGCCATCTGGAAGCCAAGGCTCAGGACACAGCGGAAATCATACGAGCTCAtctaagatacttttttttttttttttttttagaattaggtaGGTAGGTTATAacctataaataaagaaaactagtGATGTGACCCTGTGCCTTTCTAAATCTCCACTTCTTTATCTGTGGAACGAGTGTGGACATAAACAAGGATGATAATAACTACCCTGTGGCGTTGTTATGAAAGTCAAAAGAGATAAGGTGTGTAAAGCCCCTTGCACAGGGCTGGGCATAGAGTAGGTACTCAACAGTGACGTGTTCCCTCCATTCCCGTAAAGAGCTGCCGCAATGACCCAGAATCATTATTTACTCACTCCCCAATCATCCATCCAACCACTGACTGCAAAGGTCTTGAAACACGGAATGGCTTCCATTTCAGTTCTGCATACGGTATTCTGCATGGAATCTCTGTCTGCTCTGTGTCCTTAAAATGTTGAATTAGTTGGGATTAATTCTGGTTtctcttgaaaacagaaaatcagagaGCAATGGACTTGTGATGGGCTTAAGTCAAGGTTTAACAGCTGCCCTCTTTACAGGACATGGTCTCCAGGTCAGTAAAATTCCACTTTGCGAGTTTCACTGACTTACATTGCCTTTTGGCCTATACAAGCTACTGAGCTTGCAAACTGTGGCCTGTAGCTTACTTGTGGAAGTGGACTACAAAGGGAAATTAAATGCGGGGGGAAGCTAaaacttcctttttccctccGCAATTCTTTGGCTGGCCTGAGAACTAAACTGACGGAAGACAGATGAAcgggagaaaagcatacaaagtTATTTGATGTATTTTTACACATACACAGGAGGCTTcggaaggaaaatgaagactcAAAGGGGCCGTTAGGCCCAAAAGCTCATATACCTTTTTGCACGAAGAATGACAAGTTGTGGGGATGTGACCAAAGGGGCTTGGACTACGGGTAATATGCTGTGGGATAGTGATTAGGAAATAAATGGGGGAAACGAATGGAAGGTAAGGGTTATTTTAGTAGCTTTGTTTATACAGACTGGAGTTGACTCCAGGTCTCTGCTGATAAGAACgttcttctcttcctggtacGGGCAGGGCACCTTTCTCAAGGACAATTTTATGACCTGCTTTTAGGTAGAAAGGGCAAGAGAGTCCTTCCTGCATCTGCTGTTTCTCAACTGCCTTCAGCTTAAACAGCAGTGTTATTTCAGGGGGTGGCACGTTCTGAACCCCATCACTTGGTTCCTGTTTACAAAGAGCTTCCAGACAAGACAAGTAAGACATGTGAATGTTGCTTCTATCCTTCCTGTTGGCTAACGAACAATAatagacacacacataaatgAGATGCAACTTATAAATGGGATcatcaacagaaaagaaaaaaaaatggaggctgcTCAAATGCCACAATCCTTTGAAATATTTAGCAAAGACTGAATGCTCGGAATTCGGGTGATAGGAATGAGagtagaggagggaggaggggaagtcCTTAAGATGCATGTACTGAGTGGCTGGGTTTTAGGGGAGGCCAAGAGTCATCACACACAAGTCCAGAGCGTTTTTGAGCTAAAGCAGTTCTCCAGGTGTAGACCTGGGATCGGCAgcatcagcattacctgggaaCTTTTGAGAAACGCAAACCTTGGGCCCACCCCATATCTGTTAGATCAGAAACTGGGGGGAGGGCACAGCGATCTGTGTTTTATCAAGCCCTCTAGATGATTCTGATGCACTGTAGCTTCAGGACCACTGAGGAAAGGAAAGCCAGAGAATGATTAATGTCAAATCAGCACATCTCCTTAGAGGGAGAGGCCATCCtgtggtaggggaggggcacctggaggggGGTGGTGACACTAttcgtgtttttattttttccttaaatatactGTAGGGGAGGAGAAATACCTTTTCATTCTACCCTTCTAGGTCTTGGCTAGGTCtctgtaacaaaagacagattaacaagagaaaggcgtacacatttatttaatataaattttacatgaCACAGgagccttcataaggaaatgaaggccTGAAGAAGTAGTTAACGCTGTTTTTGTGCCGGGTTTGATGAAGAGTGGCGTCATGGAAAAAATGCGATAGGATGAAGGGGTATAAAGTCAGCGTGGCAAACGAGGAAAACTTAGCAAGACGTGTTCATTCAGATTCCTCTTGTGGGGGACTCCATCTTGGAGATAAAGATGATCCTTTCCTCAGGGTATAGGGAAGGTACTTGTCGCGTGAGGGGTCTGCttcaggggaaggtcagagagtcCTTCCTGCAtctattttctcaaattatttcagcTTGAAATGTTCACTATGCCAAGGCACCATATTTTGGGGTAACATGGCCTGAGCTCTGtcaatatacattttatacacacGTATACAGTATTTCACAGTAAGATGTTACTAAAACAAGAGATTATCTTTGAGTAACTTGTGAGTGCTAAGGGTATATACAGAGTAAAGTGATAATTTAATTCTAAGAGGACTGGAatcctaagggaaaaaaaagaagtgtatacATGTTTGTGTAAACGATTGATGGATGTATTCTAGATCAAATGAAACTGACAAAAATACACCACCCCTGGCCAGGTGATTCAGAGGATTCAAAGAATGGAAGACAAGACCCCCTACTTTCTATGGAATGTGTAGGATGAGGAAGAAGCTAGGACATAGTCGCACTTCACTGTATACGTCATCCAAACAAGAGCATCTTGGGTAGAAACTATGCCACCCATTAAACACGATGTAGAGACATATGTTGAGATATGGAACAATTTCTAAGatagagtaaaaggaaaaaaagaaagcaacagagaAGTGTGAATAGTATGTTCATAAAAGACAGTACAAATACATGTTCCAACATGCATAAAATATCTCTAGAATAAAACTCAAGAAGTAACAGCGATCACCTCTGGGGACTGATGTACTTTCACTCTGAGTCCTTCTGGattttatgaaaaaacaaaaaaccaaaaccaaacccatTTTTAACTCTGTGCActcttaaacatatttaaaataatatgttaaaggggcgcctgggtggctcagtcggttgagtgtccgacttcggctcaggtcatgatctcacgatctgtgagttcgagccccgcgtcgggctctgtgctgacagcttagaggctggagcctgtttcggattctgtgtctccctctctttctgcccttcacctgttcatgctctgtctctgtctcaaaaataaataaacgttaaaaaaaattctaaaaaaaaaaaaaataatatgttaaagAACTAAAACTCTGTAAGAACCCTTTGCGTTTTCAGGAAACAGGGcctggcgcgcctgggtggctcagtaggttaagcgtccgacttcagctcaggttatgatttcacggttcatgggattgagcctgctGTGATAGCAAtgacaacgcggagcctgcttaggattctgtctccttctctctctgcacctcccccaggctctctctctctctctctcaaaaataaacattaaaaaaaaatagcattaagGTAACAGGGCCCAGCCCATGAACTAGCCCAGACTGTGCACTTCTTACCGAATCAATGAAATCAATTTCCCATACCTCTTTGTTACTCAGGGTGGtccttggaccagcagcatcagcatcacctggctTGTGAGACATTCCGAATCTCAGCCCAACTCACAGCTGATGaatcagaatatgcattttaacaagaaccccccccccccatggttcatatgtaaagtttgagaagcactgcctgATGCATCAGGTTAAGTGCTGTGTAGAAAtgtcttcaaggagcttatgATCTGGCTGAAGATAAAGGAAGTACACATATAGAAAGTGCTGGAAACCACTAGAAAAGAGTGTTTAAATTCAGCAAAAGGGAGAAATTCCTTTTGAGTCAGGGTAAAAAAACTAGGGGAAGTTACATTTCAGCTGGGCATTCACAATGGGACTAAAAAACTACAAtttgatttcacccatatgtagaatttaagaaacaaatgatcatggggggagaaaaagagagaggcaaaccaagaaacagactcttagctatggagcacaaactgatggttgccagaggagaggtgggttgGATGGGCGATGGGGATTCGGAAGTGCACTTGTGGGGCATCTatggggctcagtgggttcagcgtccgacttcagctcaggtcatgacctctcagtttgtga from Panthera tigris isolate Pti1 chromosome E2, P.tigris_Pti1_mat1.1, whole genome shotgun sequence includes these protein-coding regions:
- the LOC102957018 gene encoding keratinocyte differentiation-associated protein: MKVPVLPAVVLLSLVALHSAQGASLGTSEEETTIGDYAAGPEAFKPDEFLNWHALFESIKRKLPFLNWDAFPKLKGLRSATPDAQ